TAAGATGATATACTGTACTGTTTTCGATAGTACACATAACTCTAAGTTCTTCCAGTTTCATACTATTTATCTATACACACTTATGGAAGATACAAGATGTCATGCTAGCCTATTCAAAATTCAGTATATGTGAATGATTCAAATATGTAAGGTAGATTTGTTGTTATCATAATCTTTTTTCATCAGGCTATGTCTTATTCTCTATTATGAGGTATCtaggtttttttatttatttggaatTTCGCAGAGTGACAAGCTCACCAGAGAATTATCACAGTGCTCGTGGATTGATAAACCAACATGGTTCAAAAAGTCTCTGCGACTCATGATGATGACTGCAATTCACAAACCTCTTCAAATTAAGCCAGTCGGTCTTTTTGTTATCAACATGCAAAATGTATCAAGGGTAAGATTCATCATTTTCACCTTTTCGTTTTGATTTTTCACTAGAAAAAAATACTGTTAATGATACTTTACTCTTTTCCAATTCTCATAAGcaagaaaaaaaatagattCATACTTAGTCTTAATACTGTAGTCATTTACTGTTGGTTCATTTTGAAATAGTTCATCAAATGTACGGTACTTCTATCCTTTCCCTCCCTTATAAAAAATCCACTAAATCAAAAATACGGACTATTTGAAACTTGctctcaataaaaaataaataggaaTATCaagtaaaatgtgaaaaatgttGTGCATTCAAAATGTTTCCATACTTGAAtaatttctattctattgagaGAAAATATATAGTTTTAATACTGTACcaataatttaatttcttattatatattcaaatttttagattgaatatggaaatatatttttgaacttGCTTATATAAATGATGAAGTCTTCAAACatgaaagaagaaatatttcgATGTTGTCTactctatataattatttaagtaCCGGTAATATTGATATATGCAAGTGCACAATTATCACTAGCCTATAGTCTTTCAAAATCTTCCAATTGCTTACCGTACCGTACAGTACCTagttttaattgaatattttgacaacaattctacaatttttatcttattttgGTCACATAATGGATCACtcaataaacattattctaTCGATTTTTGAAacgtttattttcaataatatataagaaaaattaattttttgggataaaaatgttctatagtTCATCCAATGTTTGTCTgtgtaatttgtaatattttttatggtGAAGGTTGCAATCATTATAATAGTAATCATTAAAATAGTAcgtgaataaacaaaatggcggctgcgTGAGTAACTAAGTAGGTACTTTCGGACAGTTGGAAAATGATACGGTATTCGGATATGTATCCTTTGTATCGTACCGAGGAggcaggaacaatgccctagaatattggtaTGGAGTTTGGAAACTCTCTGTATAGTAACTAAATATACTATCTATAGTTCAAAATATATACTAATATATCTAAGTAGGCCTAAGTACACGATAGTTGTTCTGCAATTTGTATTCTCTACCGATATTCAATAACGTACAATATTCAATGTAATAGGTAGGTACACACTGGATATCTTTCACAATATAATATTCagattcaatatattttcaaatcattatccTATTTTATGGATAAAAAACATAGACGTCATTACAATATTCTTTTTCCAGATAATCCAAGCagcatattcatattttaatgTGATGAGAACGGTAAAAGACAAATAGGCCTAGAAGACATCGGACTTCATAATATTCATCCTGCGTTTTCATTGCAATATTGTTGGGTTTGTTTTGATTTTCGGATTGAttactaatataatatattatgaatgtagatgatgattatacataggttacatGGGTCTACTTTGCTCACTAACTTTGTATCATCAGAGACAATTCGTTTAAACGATCATCCTCTTTTACATTCTCTGGTATCACCAAAATGTATTGATTATCATGTACATTTTTTGTGGTTTATAATGTAAGAATTTGACTTGTTTAACTTGCAATAAAGTCTCTTGTGTTTATAactgtttgaaaaattgaattaatttcctGTACTCAATTCTGATTCAAAATATCGGGGgatcgagcttcgctctggagtacaaaagaatagataaattaattacgAAAAAGGAAATTAATATAGCCTaatatatttattgaccgaatgcagtgtagtccagtcaatgaatgCTCAGAAGAGGGTACCAgtatatagaaggaaaagtttggaaaacaatttttgaccccgcagttctgtttagggtagtaaggaagaaaacatatcaaaagtccccacacCCACCCCTTGTGCTaggggggtgggggtggttcaaaggtaccattgtttggtttctcgcatataactcgaaaactatgtactgtatcttacggacataactgtTAAATACAACATTAAAGCTTAGGTAGGTACGGTACCTAATTTCTTACAATATGCATCTTACAACTTTTCCTATATCTTTTTTAGTTTTCGatatatccgctcttgaaggtgtgacatttttgaaaaaacacgtttgccttcaattttttttctatttttgctttaataacttttcaaaaatcgatggaaaaaatccatgctgattatgagcttataggtCTAGAACCTAATACCGTAACCTAACTTTCAATTTCACATGATGATTCTGAATTTACCAGGGTCAAAGcttattttcttttctattgatcaattgattgtgattcaattattgaaaaaaaattattcaatttgtaatcTATAGTTTACGCAACAACAAAATCCTAACCAAAAACAGAgctttcttcaaaataatccgTGGTGCGATTGGTAGCATGCCTGAATCATGAATGAAAGATTGCGGGTTCCAGATCAACTCATTTTTTTCGAGAATTTTTGATCTTTGATGAAGATTATCTTCGTGATTTTgaccaaataataaattataactataTTTTGTCGATGTTTCCTGGCATGGGTAGAAAGGGGGGGGCATAGCGTAATTTGCGCCATCAAAATTTGGGGGggcaagatttttttttttagattttatgtcaacattatAAACCATGGCTGAAAATTAAGGTATTAATTTTCAAGAAGGAAGGGGCATGGCGTAATTTGCGCCATCAAAATTTGGGGGTGGACAAGATGTTTTTTTAGATTTTACGTCAACATTATAAACCATGGCTGAAAATTAAGGTATTAAGGAagaaaacatatcaaaagtccccacacCCACCCCTTGTGctagggggtgggggtggttcaaaggtaccattgtttggtttctcgcatataactcgaaaactatgtactgtatcttacggacataactgtTAAATACAACATTAAAGCTTAGATAGGTACGGTACCTAATTTCTTACAATATGCATCTTACAACTTTTCCTAGGCTATATCTTTTTTAGTTTTCGATAtaccgctcttgaaggtgtgacatttttgaaaaaaaacacgtttgcctttaattttttttatttttgctttaataacttttcaaaaatcgatggaaaaaatcaatgctgattatgagcttataggtCTAGAACCTAATACCGTAACCTAACTTTCAATTTCACATGATGATTCTGAATTTACCAGGGTCAAAGCTTATTTTCTTgtttattgatcaattgattgtgattcaattattgaaaaaaaattattcaatttgtaatcTATAGTTTACGCAACAACAAAATCGTAACCAAAAACAGAgctttcttcaaaataatccgTGGTGCGATTGGTAGCATGCCTAAATCATGAATGAAAGATTGCGGGTTCCAGACCAATCAACTCATTTTTTTCGAGAATTTTGATCTTTGATGAAGATTATCTTCGTGATTTTgaccaaataataaattataactataTTTTGTCGATGTTTCCTGGCATGGGTAGAAAGGGGGGGGCATAGCGTAATTTGCGCCATCAAAATTTGGGGGggcaagatttttttttttagattttatgtcaacattatAAACCATGGCTGAAAATTAAGGTATTAATTTTCAAGAAGGGAAGGGGCATGGCGTAATTTGCGCCATCAAAATTTGGGGGTGGACAAGATGTTTTTTTAGATTTTACGTCAACATTATAAACCATGGCTGAAAattaaggtattaaatagagatatccaaATTTAgttaatttatac
The sequence above is drawn from the Nilaparvata lugens isolate BPH chromosome 2, ASM1435652v1, whole genome shotgun sequence genome and encodes:
- the LOC120349918 gene encoding uncharacterized protein LOC120349918 → MAVKLVNENGSAMLYVYQQMVCFELCIHMFLYLKNEGVERYQNLITALVVLLLIFNIGIFGQGLVDESDKLTRELSQCSWIDKPTWFKKSLRLMMMTAIHKPLQIKPVGLFVINMQNVSRIIQAAYSYFNVMRTVKDK